From the genome of Gracilibacillus salitolerans, one region includes:
- a CDS encoding aldo/keto reductase: MEYRYLGKTGLRVSELCLGTMTLGRETSEKDSFSILDRYVEEGGNFIDTADVYSRGGSEEIVGKWLKNQNRDDYVVATKVRFPMGEGPNDIGLSRKHIISGVKESLRRLGTDYIDLYQVHAWDPRTPLEETLSTLNDLVREGLVRYIGASNFKGWQLQKAIDLSKQKGWEQFVCLQPQYNLLCRATEYELIDVCENEGLGVIPWSPLRGGWLSGKFTRDMVKPPENSRISVAEEKGYSETWDKYNNNFTWNLLDTLYSVAEEAGKTPAQTAINWLLNSRGVTAPIIGARTMEQLEANLGSAGWSLTKDQLDRLNKASELFVSYPYDIDAINQRTKGRE, encoded by the coding sequence ATGGAATATCGTTATCTAGGGAAAACGGGTTTACGAGTAAGTGAGCTTTGTCTTGGTACGATGACATTAGGTCGTGAAACGAGTGAAAAAGATAGTTTTAGCATTTTAGATCGTTATGTGGAAGAAGGCGGGAATTTTATTGATACAGCAGATGTCTATTCACGTGGGGGTTCTGAAGAAATCGTCGGTAAGTGGTTAAAGAACCAAAATCGTGATGACTATGTTGTTGCAACAAAGGTTCGTTTCCCTATGGGTGAAGGACCGAATGATATTGGTCTGAGCAGAAAACATATTATCTCTGGTGTTAAAGAAAGCCTACGCCGACTTGGTACCGATTATATTGATCTTTATCAGGTTCACGCATGGGATCCTCGAACACCGTTAGAAGAAACGTTAAGCACGTTAAATGATCTTGTTCGTGAAGGCCTTGTACGTTACATTGGAGCAAGTAACTTTAAAGGCTGGCAACTTCAAAAAGCAATAGACTTAAGTAAACAAAAAGGTTGGGAACAGTTTGTTTGTCTACAACCTCAATACAATTTGCTATGTCGCGCTACCGAATACGAATTAATTGATGTTTGTGAAAATGAAGGGTTAGGCGTCATCCCATGGAGCCCACTTCGCGGAGGGTGGTTAAGCGGGAAGTTCACACGTGACATGGTTAAGCCACCAGAAAATTCTCGTATATCAGTTGCTGAAGAAAAAGGTTATAGCGAGACATGGGATAAGTACAATAACAATTTTACATGGAATTTGTTAGATACGTTATACAGTGTTGCAGAAGAAGCGGGTAAGACTCCAGCTCAGACGGCAATCAACTGGCTTCTAAACAGCCGTGGTGTTACGGCCCCAATTATCGGTGCACGTACAATGGAGCAGCTTGAAGCTAACTTAGGTTCTGCTGGCTGGTCTTTAACCAAAGATCAACTAGATCGCTTAAATAAAGCGAGTGAATTGTTTGTAAGCTATCCTTATGATATCGATGCAATAAATCAGCGGACAAAAGGTAGAGAGTAA
- a CDS encoding winged helix-turn-helix transcriptional regulator, producing MECSIEKALNIIGGKWSFLVLRELFEGTKRFGELQKAIHNISPKALTDTLRHLEGNEIVIRKAYPTVPVTVEYSLTKKGHALHKILKEMKLWGAQWT from the coding sequence ATGGAATGTTCCATTGAAAAAGCACTTAATATTATCGGGGGAAAATGGTCATTTCTAGTGTTACGAGAATTATTTGAAGGAACGAAACGATTTGGAGAATTACAAAAAGCGATTCATAACATTAGTCCAAAAGCATTAACAGATACGTTACGTCATTTAGAAGGAAATGAAATCGTTATCAGAAAGGCGTATCCAACTGTACCTGTAACGGTTGAATATTCATTAACTAAAAAAGGGCATGCTTTACATAAAATCCTAAAAGAAATGAAATTATGGGGTGCTCAATGGACGTAA
- a CDS encoding ABC transporter substrate-binding protein → MKPSVLRMIMYCILASILFGCSSSSSSKQKEELTIWTFTEEARYAVEKFEERYPEIDVNLLFINNDNYLQKLISVLQVEKNVPDVFFVERTYWPQIRDIPRLENLSQNPYNAEEILEQQFEYIQAEERDDDGIVRGLGYQGTPGGFYYRRDLTKEYLGTDDPEEVGELISSWDKIMDIGERVVEESNGEIHALSSWSAINNVESSNIEEPWIVDEKLTIDEARINTLDLAKEARERQVEAKFESWGPAWTASMQQGTVMFYPEPTWGLPHIFKNNAPETAGNWGLAHGPKPFSGGGTFLAMYKESQKKDLAWKFMKFYTTDEEFLKELAESQQYFLSNKNINQELAPTLTSEFLGNQKYFDFFVEAGEQVSSAPQTKYDNDINSIWEEKVNDFLNGRFKSKETMLESFKTEVGHHFPEIQVD, encoded by the coding sequence ATGAAACCTAGTGTATTAAGAATGATAATGTATTGTATTCTTGCTTCTATTCTTTTTGGTTGTTCTTCATCATCTTCATCTAAGCAAAAAGAGGAATTGACGATTTGGACATTTACAGAAGAAGCTAGATATGCAGTAGAAAAATTTGAAGAACGTTATCCGGAGATCGATGTGAATTTATTATTTATTAACAACGATAACTATTTGCAAAAGCTCATCTCTGTTTTACAAGTGGAAAAAAATGTTCCGGATGTTTTCTTTGTGGAACGAACCTATTGGCCTCAGATCAGAGACATTCCAAGACTAGAAAATCTGTCTCAGAACCCCTACAATGCAGAAGAAATTTTAGAACAACAATTTGAATATATTCAAGCTGAAGAAAGAGACGACGATGGAATCGTAAGAGGTCTAGGCTATCAAGGAACGCCAGGTGGCTTTTATTATCGTCGGGATTTAACCAAGGAATATTTAGGTACTGATGATCCAGAAGAGGTAGGTGAGTTGATATCTAGTTGGGATAAAATTATGGATATTGGTGAAAGAGTGGTAGAAGAAAGTAACGGAGAGATACATGCCTTGTCTAGTTGGAGCGCGATTAATAATGTAGAAAGTTCTAATATTGAGGAACCTTGGATTGTAGATGAAAAGTTAACCATTGATGAAGCCAGAATTAATACTTTAGATTTAGCTAAGGAAGCTAGAGAACGTCAGGTAGAAGCAAAATTTGAATCTTGGGGTCCTGCTTGGACAGCTTCCATGCAGCAAGGAACCGTTATGTTTTATCCAGAACCTACATGGGGACTTCCACACATATTTAAAAATAATGCTCCGGAAACAGCTGGAAATTGGGGATTAGCTCATGGACCGAAACCCTTTAGCGGTGGAGGGACTTTCCTTGCAATGTATAAAGAAAGTCAAAAAAAAGATCTGGCATGGAAGTTTATGAAATTCTACACAACGGATGAGGAGTTTTTAAAAGAATTGGCAGAAAGTCAGCAATATTTTTTGAGTAATAAAAATATTAATCAAGAATTAGCGCCAACGTTAACTTCTGAGTTTCTAGGCAATCAAAAATATTTTGATTTTTTTGTAGAAGCTGGAGAACAGGTCTCCTCTGCACCACAAACAAAATACGATAATGATATCAATAGTATTTGGGAAGAAAAAGTAAACGATTTTCTTAATGGTAGGTTCAAATCTAAAGAAACAATGCTTGAATCATTTAAAACAGAAGTTGGCCATCATTTCCCAGAAATTCAAGTGGATTAA
- a CDS encoding FAD-dependent oxidoreductase, with translation MVGGGFRGCAGALAICESGLNVLLTEEINWLGGQVTSQEVPPRV, from the coding sequence ATCGTTGGCGGAGGTTTTCGTGGTTGTGCGGGAGCACTAGCCATCTGTGAAAGTGGACTGAATGTGCTGTTGACAGAAGAGATTAACTGGCTAGGCGGTCAGGTGACATCACAAGAAGTCCCTCCGCGGGTTTGA
- a CDS encoding sugar phosphate isomerase/epimerase family protein → MNISVSMYSLISTVNAEKWSTVDFIDYAHRISLDGVELLDMFWQNKDDISKELEQVTMALKKHNLKVSAYDVTNNFVKESNEDRAKEVNKVKDAIQIAKQLNTNILRVFCGDIHDDLTYEDGQGWIVDSLKQCAEAAEKEQIYLAIENHGLLAGKSEQVEEIIEKVNSPFVKSTFDTGNFLLVHEKPQQAFDRLKDKIVHVHFKDFREKEADEDIKGFHSTKDVELIGTIPGDGEVDLSYIVQGLKEINYEGWLSIEYEGKDDAKEANEEAVNRLRNLLQ, encoded by the coding sequence ATGAATATTAGTGTCAGCATGTACAGTTTAATTTCAACCGTCAATGCAGAAAAGTGGTCAACGGTCGATTTTATCGATTATGCCCATCGCATTTCACTGGATGGCGTCGAACTGCTCGATATGTTTTGGCAGAATAAAGATGATATTAGTAAGGAGCTTGAGCAAGTGACAATGGCACTAAAAAAACATAATTTAAAAGTTTCCGCCTATGATGTTACGAATAATTTTGTCAAAGAATCAAATGAAGATCGTGCAAAAGAAGTCAATAAAGTAAAAGATGCTATTCAGATAGCTAAACAGTTAAATACAAATATACTCCGTGTATTTTGCGGCGACATACATGATGACTTAACATATGAGGATGGTCAAGGCTGGATTGTTGATAGTTTGAAGCAATGTGCTGAAGCTGCTGAAAAAGAGCAGATTTATTTAGCAATTGAAAATCATGGTCTGTTAGCTGGAAAGAGTGAGCAGGTTGAGGAAATTATTGAGAAAGTAAACAGCCCATTTGTGAAATCCACGTTTGATACAGGCAACTTTTTACTAGTACATGAGAAACCTCAACAGGCATTTGACCGATTAAAAGATAAAATTGTCCATGTCCACTTTAAGGACTTCCGAGAAAAAGAAGCTGACGAAGATATTAAAGGATTCCATTCTACAAAAGATGTCGAGTTAATTGGTACCATTCCAGGAGATGGGGAGGTAGATTTATCGTACATTGTTCAAGGTTTAAAAGAAATAAATTATGAAGGATGGCTTTCCATTGAATATGAAGGTAAGGATGATGCTAAGGAAGCTAATGAAGAAGCGGTCAATCGTCTAAGGAACTTACTTCAGTAG
- the nagA gene encoding N-acetylglucosamine-6-phosphate deacetylase, producing the protein MYYLKGDVITDERIIKDCFVEITEGKITWVGNQKKNNHGAIYEVNDGFICPGLTDIHIHGVNGFDFMDNQEAFFEIAKSLPSYGVTSFLATSRTGAINDVKKFLEGAQSYQDNSAIGANCLGVHLEGPWISPKYSGAQSKSHIRKLTWDDVSNILHSFLDIISVITLAPEEVEDYAILNHLRANDIHISAGHTNATIEEIGIAIEYGLTQITHTFNAMSTVHHRTPGTAAASLYYDNVTCEIITDGVHIHPKMIELLYKVKNSERMVLISDCTGYNELTDGEYFFREKNLIKTGNKVTLDNGQLAGSTITLDKGIKYIVEECNIPLEKAVYMATQAPLNAIDHGGNRGRIAAGYKADIMILNDKLTVDQTIINGEIVYCCTSTGKK; encoded by the coding sequence ATGTATTATTTAAAAGGTGATGTTATTACGGATGAACGTATTATAAAGGATTGTTTTGTTGAAATAACAGAAGGTAAAATAACCTGGGTTGGAAACCAGAAGAAAAACAATCATGGTGCCATATATGAAGTCAATGATGGTTTTATCTGTCCAGGATTAACAGATATTCACATACATGGTGTAAATGGATTTGATTTTATGGACAATCAGGAAGCATTTTTTGAAATTGCAAAAAGTCTGCCAAGTTATGGGGTAACTTCTTTTCTGGCAACCTCCAGAACAGGTGCAATTAACGATGTGAAAAAGTTTCTTGAGGGTGCCCAATCATATCAGGATAATTCGGCTATTGGTGCTAACTGTCTTGGAGTTCATTTAGAAGGGCCTTGGATAAGTCCGAAGTATAGCGGAGCCCAAAGCAAGTCTCATATACGGAAGCTAACCTGGGATGATGTTAGCAATATTTTACATTCTTTTTTAGATATTATTTCTGTTATTACATTGGCCCCTGAGGAAGTGGAAGATTACGCAATACTAAATCATTTAAGAGCCAACGACATCCATATTTCAGCTGGACATACGAACGCAACAATTGAGGAGATAGGAATAGCGATAGAGTATGGCTTGACCCAAATAACTCATACATTCAACGCGATGAGTACTGTACACCATCGAACACCTGGAACTGCTGCAGCTTCTTTGTATTATGATAACGTAACATGCGAAATTATTACAGATGGGGTGCATATACATCCCAAGATGATTGAGCTTTTATATAAGGTGAAGAACAGTGAACGAATGGTCCTTATATCTGATTGTACGGGATATAATGAGTTAACAGATGGAGAATATTTTTTCCGGGAAAAGAACCTCATTAAAACCGGCAATAAAGTAACCTTGGATAACGGTCAGTTAGCTGGAAGTACAATTACACTGGATAAAGGAATTAAGTATATAGTGGAAGAGTGCAATATTCCATTGGAAAAGGCTGTTTACATGGCAACACAGGCACCACTTAATGCAATAGATCATGGGGGAAATAGAGGGAGGATTGCCGCAGGTTACAAAGCCGACATTATGATTCTAAACGACAAGTTAACTGTTGATCAAACGATTATTAATGGGGAAATAGTATACTGTTGCACTTCCACTGGAAAGAAATAA
- a CDS encoding ROK family protein gives MYTIGIDIGGTKIKFGMFDGVSKLVKEDQISTPKEAIVEKLIAAIKEMIQDQEIHGIGVASAGIVDFQNGVVRSCPNLDALANIPIQDMLEDAFHVPVVISNDANCATMAEGTAGVAKTVSSYICITLGTGIGGGIVHNNELVHGNSGYGGEVGHMILVPNGIICGCGRKGCWEAYASGKALERMISEAPELASKNYQPKDVFQNYTFDTSCKCVVDQYLEYLSIGLINLQYLFDPEMIVIGGGVIDSSKYWWSELEGKMAAASVPIVLQQAHLKNNASMIGASLLVKQDK, from the coding sequence GTGTACACGATAGGAATTGACATCGGAGGTACCAAGATTAAATTTGGCATGTTTGATGGAGTTAGTAAACTAGTAAAAGAAGATCAAATAAGCACCCCTAAGGAAGCAATTGTAGAAAAATTGATTGCTGCAATAAAAGAAATGATTCAGGACCAGGAGATTCATGGTATTGGAGTTGCTTCAGCTGGTATAGTTGATTTTCAAAATGGTGTGGTTAGAAGTTGTCCTAATTTGGATGCTTTAGCAAATATACCAATACAGGATATGCTGGAAGATGCTTTTCATGTTCCCGTTGTGATAAGTAATGATGCGAATTGTGCTACCATGGCAGAGGGAACTGCAGGAGTTGCTAAAACTGTCAGCAGTTACATATGTATCACATTGGGAACAGGAATTGGTGGTGGAATCGTCCATAATAATGAGCTGGTCCATGGAAATAGTGGGTACGGCGGTGAGGTTGGTCATATGATACTTGTGCCGAATGGAATAATTTGTGGATGTGGACGCAAAGGCTGCTGGGAGGCATATGCTTCTGGCAAAGCACTGGAAAGAATGATATCAGAGGCCCCTGAATTGGCTTCAAAAAATTATCAACCAAAAGATGTATTTCAAAACTATACTTTCGACACATCCTGTAAATGTGTTGTTGATCAATATTTAGAATACCTGTCAATTGGACTTATAAATCTGCAATATTTATTTGATCCGGAAATGATTGTTATCGGTGGCGGTGTGATTGATTCCAGCAAGTATTGGTGGAGCGAATTGGAAGGGAAAATGGCAGCAGCATCTGTTCCGATAGTATTACAACAGGCACATCTGAAAAATAATGCGAGCATGATTGGAGCTAGTTTGCTAGTCAAACAAGATAAGTGA
- a CDS encoding carbohydrate ABC transporter permease has protein sequence MFSKSIRKDHYGYLFIAPFFLIFFIFGLYPIVYSLYLSFTDWDGFGQPVLVGFQNYQRIIGDFFFYKSLFNTLLIWGASVIPQLTISLILAVILHEKFVKGKSFFRAVFFFPNIVTAASLGLLVGLIFSWQTGSFNQFLMSIGIISDPINWADKPNFMRGLVSSILFWQYFGYSMIIYIAGLQGISKDILEAAEIDGASKVKVFFNITLPLLRPIILFQVVTSIIGGMQIFDQPYTLTDGSGNPDNATLTSVMYLYDTAFTRYQYGYGSAIAFGLFIVIVIFSIISFTTMNLKTKQGKA, from the coding sequence ATGTTTTCAAAGTCTATACGAAAAGATCATTATGGATATTTGTTTATTGCTCCATTTTTTCTTATATTTTTTATATTTGGTCTATATCCCATTGTGTATTCCTTGTATTTAAGCTTTACTGATTGGGATGGATTTGGCCAGCCAGTTCTTGTAGGATTTCAAAATTATCAAAGAATTATAGGAGATTTTTTCTTTTACAAATCTTTATTTAATACTTTATTAATATGGGGAGCATCCGTTATCCCTCAGTTGACAATTAGTTTAATATTAGCAGTGATATTACATGAAAAATTTGTTAAGGGGAAAAGCTTTTTTAGAGCAGTATTTTTCTTTCCAAACATTGTTACAGCAGCATCCTTAGGACTCCTGGTAGGATTAATCTTCAGCTGGCAAACAGGTAGTTTTAATCAATTTCTTATGAGTATAGGCATCATTAGTGATCCAATAAATTGGGCTGATAAACCAAACTTTATGAGAGGATTGGTGTCTTCCATCCTTTTTTGGCAGTACTTCGGTTATTCTATGATTATCTATATAGCAGGCCTTCAAGGTATATCAAAGGATATATTAGAAGCAGCTGAGATCGATGGCGCTTCCAAAGTGAAAGTATTTTTTAATATTACATTGCCTTTACTTCGTCCCATTATCCTTTTTCAAGTTGTTACCTCTATAATAGGAGGAATGCAGATTTTTGATCAACCCTACACGTTGACAGATGGATCAGGTAACCCAGACAATGCTACATTAACAAGTGTTATGTATTTATATGATACCGCTTTCACTCGTTATCAGTATGGTTATGGTTCTGCGATTGCGTTTGGTTTATTTATTGTGATTGTTATATTTTCTATCATTTCCTTTACGACGATGAATCTTAAAACGAAACAAGGAAAGGCTTAA
- a CDS encoding aldo/keto reductase family protein yields the protein MKYRRLGNSGLKVSEIGLGSWLTYGETIGNQNAIDCIHRAYELGINFFDTANAYNRGESEKVVGEALKSFSRESYVLATKVFFPMGEGPNDRGLSRKHIIEQCDASLKRLGVDYLDLYQCHRFDEETPTEETLRALDDLVQQGKILYYGVSEWTAAQITDAVHITKEKNLRPLVSNQPIYNMLVRYIEKEVLPVSEKAGIGQIVFSPLAQGILTGKYKPGQEIPSDTRAANENINRWIKSYLNDDVLQRVARLEGIASDLGIKLSQLAVAWILRQPGVSSAIVGASRPEQVTENVKASEVELSNDVLTEIESILKEIDGFVPIW from the coding sequence ATGAAATATCGTCGTTTAGGTAATAGTGGGTTGAAAGTTAGTGAAATTGGACTTGGTAGCTGGCTAACTTATGGAGAAACGATAGGGAACCAAAATGCCATTGATTGTATTCACCGGGCATATGAGCTTGGTATTAATTTTTTCGATACCGCAAACGCATACAATCGTGGCGAATCTGAAAAAGTGGTTGGTGAAGCCCTTAAATCTTTTTCTAGAGAAAGCTATGTGCTTGCAACAAAAGTATTTTTTCCTATGGGAGAGGGCCCGAATGATCGAGGTCTTTCAAGAAAGCACATCATTGAACAATGCGATGCGAGCTTAAAACGATTAGGTGTAGATTATCTTGATCTTTATCAATGTCATCGATTTGATGAAGAAACACCAACAGAAGAAACGTTACGTGCATTAGATGATTTAGTTCAGCAAGGAAAAATCTTATATTACGGTGTTAGTGAATGGACTGCAGCACAGATTACGGATGCTGTACACATAACAAAAGAAAAAAATCTACGACCACTCGTTTCAAATCAACCAATTTATAACATGCTTGTACGCTATATCGAAAAAGAAGTTTTACCTGTTTCTGAAAAAGCAGGGATTGGACAAATTGTCTTTTCACCTTTAGCTCAAGGAATTCTTACAGGTAAATATAAACCAGGTCAAGAAATCCCTTCCGACACTCGTGCAGCAAATGAAAACATCAATCGTTGGATTAAAAGCTATTTAAATGATGATGTTTTACAACGAGTTGCCCGTTTGGAAGGAATTGCAAGTGATTTAGGTATTAAATTATCCCAATTGGCCGTTGCCTGGATCTTAAGACAACCTGGAGTTAGCTCTGCAATTGTTGGAGCAAGCCGCCCTGAACAGGTAACTGAAAATGTGAAAGCCTCTGAAGTTGAGCTTTCTAATGATGTATTAACTGAAATTGAATCGATTTTAAAAGAAATTGATGGATTTGTACCTATTTGGTAA
- a CDS encoding NAD(P)-dependent oxidoreductase, producing MKKIGFIGLGTMGLPMAGHLLNNGYEVIVYNRTRNKADSLEKEGAIITSSPKEVAEKSDIVFTMLTADQAVEEVILGETGIIKGAHAGLIVVDSSTISPNTSKKVAAILLNEGIEMLDAPVTGSEPQAIEGILTFMVGGKKEVYEKCEPLFYVMGKQAYYMGDNGAGSYTKLANNTMGAINLLSFSEAITMAAKSGIDPELFIKVVSGGGARSGMMDNKGPKVLNRDFSPHFMTDLIYKDLGLAADVAKELELPTPVLSLVKEMFQMARAKGFGEEDMSAIIKCYEELAGIEVKKK from the coding sequence ATGAAAAAAATTGGCTTTATCGGTTTAGGTACAATGGGCCTTCCAATGGCAGGGCATTTATTAAACAACGGCTATGAAGTTATTGTGTATAATCGTACGAGAAATAAAGCCGACTCCCTTGAAAAGGAAGGAGCAATCATTACATCCTCACCTAAAGAGGTTGCTGAAAAAAGCGATATCGTTTTCACTATGCTAACTGCGGATCAGGCTGTTGAAGAAGTTATTTTAGGCGAAACAGGCATTATTAAAGGAGCACATGCCGGCTTAATTGTTGTTGATAGCAGTACAATATCACCGAATACAAGTAAAAAAGTAGCAGCTATCCTTTTAAATGAGGGCATTGAAATGTTAGATGCACCTGTTACAGGTAGTGAACCTCAAGCCATTGAAGGTATATTAACTTTTATGGTTGGAGGAAAGAAAGAAGTTTATGAAAAATGTGAGCCTCTATTTTATGTGATGGGAAAACAAGCATATTATATGGGGGACAATGGAGCAGGTTCCTATACGAAATTAGCTAATAATACAATGGGAGCTATTAATCTATTATCCTTTTCAGAAGCCATCACGATGGCAGCAAAATCTGGGATTGACCCTGAGCTATTTATAAAAGTCGTCAGTGGCGGTGGTGCTAGAAGCGGGATGATGGATAATAAAGGCCCGAAAGTATTAAATAGAGATTTTTCTCCTCATTTTATGACTGATCTTATTTATAAAGATCTAGGATTAGCAGCTGATGTTGCAAAAGAACTTGAACTACCTACCCCTGTCTTATCATTAGTAAAAGAAATGTTTCAAATGGCAAGAGCAAAAGGATTTGGGGAAGAAGATATGAGCGCAATAATAAAATGTTATGAAGAATTAGCAGGAATCGAAGTGAAAAAGAAGTAA
- a CDS encoding NAD-dependent epimerase/dehydratase family protein yields the protein MKKVVSMRLGNVISPEMYDNFLGFIHDPEQRKRILWSYIDTRDAASAFRLAVETDGLGAVPLNIAADETSMDIKSKELMTKVFPNVTDIREELDGFVSLLNNKKAKELLNWQPIHSWRSYVQVESLNT from the coding sequence ATGAAAAAAGTTGTTTCCATGCGATTAGGAAACGTCATTTCACCTGAAATGTACGATAACTTCCTTGGGTTCATCCATGATCCAGAACAACGCAAGCGAATCCTTTGGAGCTATATTGATACAAGAGACGCTGCTAGTGCATTTCGTTTAGCTGTTGAAACAGATGGATTAGGGGCAGTTCCATTAAACATTGCTGCTGATGAAACGAGCATGGATATTAAAAGTAAAGAATTAATGACAAAGGTATTTCCAAATGTAACAGATATTCGTGAAGAACTTGATGGCTTTGTAAGTCTATTAAACAATAAAAAAGCGAAAGAACTACTAAACTGGCAACCTATTCATTCATGGAGAAGCTATGTTCAAGTAGAATCACTTAACACATAA
- a CDS encoding Gfo/Idh/MocA family protein, whose protein sequence is MKIGIMSFAHMHAYSYADGLKKMPNVELVGIFDDDSERGKKAAEKYHTKHFIDQKSFLAMDMDAVIICSENFRHKEMVLNAAKAKKHILCEKPIATTVEDAQEMINVCDENKVILQTAFPVRFSSPMRQLKKMIDDGELGDIVAFRTTNRGQNPGGWFIDKQQSGGGAVLDHTVHMVDIMRWYLGKEITEVHAIVDSYFHDIAIDDAGLLTLKFENGVVASHDASWSRFKEYPIWGDATIEVVGTKQTVKADAFKEHFRIFTSRSKSLSYVFFGNDMDFDLIRDFVKCVEEKREPSISGWDGLKALEVALAAYESSEKKAAVNL, encoded by the coding sequence ATGAAAATTGGAATAATGAGTTTCGCGCATATGCATGCATATAGTTATGCCGATGGATTAAAGAAAATGCCTAATGTTGAATTAGTTGGCATTTTTGATGATGATTCAGAAAGAGGCAAAAAAGCAGCCGAAAAGTATCATACAAAGCATTTTATTGATCAGAAATCCTTTCTCGCTATGGATATGGATGCTGTCATTATATGCAGTGAAAACTTTCGCCATAAAGAAATGGTCTTAAATGCTGCAAAAGCTAAAAAGCATATTTTATGCGAAAAACCGATCGCCACAACAGTAGAAGATGCGCAAGAAATGATCAATGTTTGTGACGAAAATAAGGTCATTTTACAAACAGCATTTCCGGTAAGATTCAGCTCACCAATGCGTCAGCTGAAAAAAATGATTGATGATGGTGAACTTGGTGACATTGTTGCTTTTCGTACAACGAACAGAGGCCAAAATCCTGGGGGCTGGTTTATCGATAAACAGCAATCTGGTGGAGGTGCTGTATTAGATCATACAGTACATATGGTTGACATAATGCGCTGGTATTTAGGAAAGGAAATTACCGAAGTACATGCGATTGTAGACTCTTATTTTCATGATATCGCTATTGATGATGCAGGGTTGCTCACATTGAAATTTGAAAATGGTGTGGTCGCCTCTCATGATGCCAGCTGGTCCCGGTTTAAAGAATATCCAATCTGGGGAGATGCAACAATTGAAGTCGTTGGCACAAAGCAGACGGTAAAGGCTGATGCATTTAAAGAGCATTTTAGAATATTTACAAGTAGGTCTAAATCGTTAAGTTATGTTTTTTTTGGGAATGATATGGATTTTGACCTCATACGGGATTTTGTTAAATGTGTAGAAGAGAAAAGAGAACCATCTATTTCTGGATGGGATGGTTTAAAGGCATTGGAAGTAGCTTTAGCAGCGTATGAGTCCAGTGAAAAGAAAGCTGCAGTAAATCTATAA